One Plasmodium cynomolgi strain B DNA, chromosome 12, whole genome shotgun sequence genomic region harbors:
- a CDS encoding glutamate--tRNA ligase (putative): MVESEEINIYYGKKYPFVCRTILNVHKSLHQKGNSLRNNNSEDYKVNFVKDENVEEIKVEFVSKTKVQEADKYINTTDKIFAKNLDQILQTKLYHSICENNKKEDHQTDVYVQAQYDEWIDYFRNKQVQKEIQIICDYLNKHLHLNTFICSDYLTLSDLYVYYQMYRYFNVANCYNVKYAKQFRNVNRWFKLINCLVNYSDAELTTMLRKEVETNQVDITKDANTMQLLKQKIVSTSYVGKLENAEKGNVVTRFPPEPSGYLHVGHAKAAFLNSYYANMYEGKMLLRFDDTNPALEDIKYETSIMEDLENLGLKYEKISYSSDYFATLEEYCIKLIKMEKAYADDTNVEEMRNQRGEGIESVNRQNSVEQNLQLFEEMRKGTEIGQKNCIRAKIDMQSKNKCMRDPVLYRCIVDTPHHRHGFKFKCYPTYDFACPIIDSIEGVTHALRTNEYSDRIEQYNWFITTFQLRKVYIYEFSRISFVKTVMSKRKLKWFVENKLVDGWLDPRMPTIKGILRRGLTKEALFQFILEQGPSKSGNLMQWDKLWSINKQIIDPIIPRFAAVDKKKGVILKLTDLTEDIVEKTRDLHMKNKSLGTCSMFYTNRFFIELEDAQTLAEQEEITLIKLGNVIITSVVKGDNNNDNDGTSTPTIKEVIGKSNFDGDFKTTKKKIHWLPYIPEKLITCTLYEYDHLITVDKFENDNKEDWTKFINLNSKYETMVYSEPAITSLKVSDKFQFERRGYFIVDKVVSNHLHLIKIPDGKSKNMSIISSKVNPKNLAGTKNKAPDASEKAPKGDQPTDGKK; this comes from the coding sequence atggtAGAAAGTGAAGAAATCAATATCTACTACGGAAAGAAGTACCCCTTCGTATGTAGAACAATACTGAACGTTCACAAGAGCCTccaccaaaaggggaactcTTTAAGAAATAACAACTCGGAGGATTACaaggtaaattttgtaaaggacgaaaatgtagaagaaaTAAAGGTAGAGTTTGTAAGTAAAACAAAAGTGCAAGAGGCAGACAAGTACATAAATACGACGGATAAAATATTCGCAAAGAATCTAGACCAAATATTGCAAACGAAGTTGTATCACTCCATCTGTgagaataacaaaaaagaagaccaCCAAACGGACGTCTATGTACAAGCACAATACGACGAGTGGATAGATTACTTCAGGAACAAACAagtacaaaaagaaatacaaatAATCTGTGACTACCTAAATAAACACCTCCATTTGAATACGTTCATATGTTCAGATTATTTAACCTTATCTGATTTGTACGTGTATTATCAAATGTATAGATATTTTAACGTGGCTAACTGTTACAATGTGAAGTATGCGAAACAGTTTAGGAATGTGAATAGGTGGTTCAAATTAATTAACTGTTTAGTGAACTACTCAGATGCAGAATTAACAACAATGCTGAGGAAGGAAGTAGAAACGAACCAAGTGGATATTACGAAAGATGCAAATACTATGCAATTGTTAAAGCAGAAAATTGTGTCCACTTCTTACGTTGGCAAATTGGAGAAtgcagaaaagggaaatgtaGTTACGAGGTTTCCTCCTGAACCATCAGGTTACCTACACGTAGGTCACGCGAAAGCGGCCTTTCTCAATAGTTACTATGCAAATATGTATGAAGGAAAAATGCTACTACGATTTGATGATACGAATCCAGCCTTGGAAGATATAAAATATGAGACATCCATTATGGAAGATCTAGAAAATTTGGGATTAAAGTATGAAAAGATTAGCTACTCCTCGGACTATTTTGCAACCCTAGAGGAGTATTGCATtaagttaataaaaatggagaaggcGTATGCGGATGATACCAATGTAGAAGAAATGAGGAACCAAAGAGGAGAAGGAATCGAATCTGTGAATAGACAAAATTCGGTGGAGCAAAATCTACAACTGTTTGAAGAAATGCGCAAAGGAACTGAAATAGGACAGAAAAATTGTATCCGAGCAAAAATAGACATGCAGAGTAAAAACAAGTGTATGAGAGATCCCGTGTTATACAGGTGCATAGTAGATACACCTCACCACAGACATGGATTCAAATTTAAGTGCTACCCGACCTACGATTTTGCATGCCCAATAATAGATTCTATTGAAGGAGTAACACATGCATTGAGGACCAACGAATACAGTGACAGGATAGAGCAATACAATTGGTTTATTACCACCTTTCAGTTAAGAAAAGTTTACATTTACGAATTTAGTAGAATTTCCTTTGTCAAAACGGTTATGTCTAAGAGGAAGTTAAAATGGTTTGTTGAAAATAAGCTTGTGGATGGGTGGCTAGATCCACGTATGCCCACTATCAAGGGTATCCTCAGAAGAGGATTAACAAAAGAAGCCTTGTTCCAATTCATCCTAGAACAAGGACCCTCCAAATCGGGAAATCTCATGCAATGGGATAAACTGTGGTCCATcaataaacaaataatcGATCCAATCATCCCCAGATTCGCAGCagtagataaaaaaaaaggagtcatTCTTAAATTAACCGATTTGACGGAAGATATTGTCGAAAAAACCAGAGATCTAcacatgaaaaataaatccctTGGCACATGTTCGATGTTTTATACCAACCGTTTCTTTATCGAATTGGAAGATGCACAAACGTTGGCAGAGCAGGAAGAAATTACCCTAATCAAACTAGGTAACGTTATTATCACCAGTGTTGTGAAAGGGGAcaataataatgataatgaTGGAACAAGCACCCCAACCATTAAGGAGGTGATCGGCAAGTCCAATTTCGATGGAGACTTCAaaaccacaaaaaaaaaaattcactggCTGCCGTACATACCCGAAAAATTAATCACCTGTACGCTATACGAATATGATCACTTAATTACAGtggacaaatttgaaaatgacAATAAGGAAGATTGGACTAAATTTATTAACCTCAATAGCAAGTACGAGACGATGGTCTACTCCGAACCAGCCATTACCTCCCTCAAAGTTTCGGATAAATTTCAGTTCGAAAGAAGGGGATACTTCATTGTCGACAAGGTCGTTAGCAACCACCTCCATTTGATTAAAATCCCCGACGGGAAGTCCAAGAACATGTCTATCATCAGTTCCAAGGTCAACCCTAAAAATTTGGCCGGCACCAAAAACAAGGCCCCCGACGCCTCGGAGAAGGCTCCCAAGGGGGACCAGCCCACCGACGGGAAGAAGTAG